One Candidatus Zixiibacteriota bacterium genomic window, CGGCGCAGCCTCGATGCTGGGCTCAACGCTGGTGGTGCTGGTGGCGATTCTATATGGATTCAATATAGCTCTGCTTCTGGCCGGGGGATGCTATCTGATCGCCTTCGGTTTGTACCGCGCCCGCTCTGCCTGGTAATGAGACAGGGTAGCATTAAAGTGCTCTTACTCCGTAGGGTGGGACTTTAATCTTGAGGCAAAATAAAGACTGCTTGTCTTTATAGCACGACTTCGAGTAACGAAACAGGTAGTTTTCTATCGCCGGTATGGCCGTTGTATTTAACAAACGCCGACGTTTGTTTCTTTTTCAGATTTCTTCGAGGGGGTGTCAAGGCGAAGACGTACTTCGTTGGCCAGTCGGTTCATCGTAAGGGGTTTACGCAGGAAGGACAAAGCGCCTAATTTCAAAGCCCGCTGAACGCTCTCAGATTCAGCATAACCACTTACGATTATAGCTTTTATATTGGGTTGAATCGCTTGCATGCGGTCCAATGTCTCGGCTCCGTTGATGCCGTCCGGCATGATCATATCAAGCAGAACGAGGTCGAATTCAGTTTCTTTTACTCTTTGCAGGCCATCCTCTCCGCTTTGAACGGTCTCGACTTTATAGCCCAGGCTGTTGAGCAAACGCGCCGTTACATCGAGTTGGGTGTGATCATCATCAACTACCAGAATGGTTTCATTGCCGCCGACACAGTTTGATACCTGTTCGGTTGTCGTAGCTTCACGAGTAATTGGCAGGTAAATATAAGTGGTGGTTCCTATCCCTACTTTCGAATCACAGTCAATATAGCCCTCGTGATCTTTCACCACGGCGTGGACGACGCTGAGTCCGAGTCCTGAGCCGCGACGGCGGTCGGTTTGTTTGGTGGTGAAAAACGGATCGAAAATCCGGGGAAGAATCTCGGGGGCAATTCCGCTGCCGGTATCGGCGATAGTCAGCTTGATATATTCACCGTGTGGGATATCGATTATCTGTCCGAAGGGGCTGTCGACATAGAAATTTTCACTGCGGATCGTGATTGTACCGCCCTTGGGCATGGCATCACTGGAATTGTGGACCAGATTGAGGATTATTCTCATCAATTGGGAAGCACCACCACGTACGTTCATCAGGTTCGGTTCCAGGTTGAGGACAGTTCTGACGCCGTTTGACAACGGTCCCATCTGTTTAAGTGCTTGTTTTACCACATCGTTGATACAGAGTGGTTCCTGAGTATAATGTCCGCGCCGTCCCAAAGTAAGAAGCTGTTGGTTGATATCGGCGATTTGCTCGGCGGCTTTTTCCATGATTCCCAGTAACTCCTGGGCGGGATGGTCCGATGGGAGTTCTTCGCGTATGAACTGCGGATATGCCACCAGCGGGCCGAGAAGGTTGTTGAAGTCATGAGCCACCTGACCGGCGATACGCCCGGCTGTTTCGAGACGTTGGGCGCGATCGGCGAACTCCTGCAGACGCCGGTTTTCGCTGACATCGCGAGCTATGATAGCCAGGCCGGTGTTTTCATCGGAGCCGCTCTCAATGGGGGATACCGTCAACGACAACAATACGGCATTGCCGTTGCGATCACCCCAGATCGTTTCTCGGCCGCCGCGAACGTGAAGTGAAGCCCGAGTCGAGGCGGACAACTGATACCATTCATGGAGGCGTTCATCGGGGATGAGACGATCGACCAGATCACCGATCATCTCTGCGGAGGTGTATCCGAACATGCGCTCGGCGCCCGGGTTCCAGCTAATAATGCGCCCGGTGGAATCGGTGCCGATGATGGCATCGGATGAGGACTCGACAATCGCCGCCATGCGAGCTATTTGTTCTTCGCTGTGAATTCGCTCCGTAACGTTCTGAACCAGGACGACCATACCGAATTTATGGTGGTCCAGGTCAAACAACGGCGCACTGTGCCATTCACAGATCAAGGGCTGTCCGTATTTCGTACAATGGCTGCTGATGCCGTGTATGCTTTCATCGCCGTTGAGCAGATCGTCCCAGAATAGCGTTCCGCGGACAGACGGGCACTCCGAGGCGATAAGTTGGGATAGAATATGCCCGGTCGCCTCCATCGGACGGTATTCGAAAATGTCCTGAGCGGCCGGATTCCAAAACACTACCCGGCCTTCAAGGTCGAG contains:
- a CDS encoding PAS domain S-box protein, yielding MRIISRLSIKQKLVWIVSTAICAALALSGLLFILDDRQATRDAMISEARVLADAISANCASQLPNRSRLEVEHALEAFRNQSTVMLAVIRDNNGNLVASYFRDSVKESHGAITTQPAVTRPVMINGQKLGQLEIVMDLSDLNARLRKRAMTIFGTTALSLLLGFLVVTRLQRYIVIPLQHLVKTAEKVSLTKDFSIRARRFSDDEIGVLTDTFNNMLAQIQEGDIRLKDAQENLEKRVRDRTAELERQIEENKRAVRALGESEQKLSLFLQQTPLGAIELDLEGRVVFWNPAAQDIFEYRPMEATGHILSQLIASECPSVRGTLFWDDLLNGDESIHGISSHCTKYGQPLICEWHSAPLFDLDHHKFGMVVLVQNVTERIHSEEQIARMAAIVESSSDAIIGTDSTGRIISWNPGAERMFGYTSAEMIGDLVDRLIPDERLHEWYQLSASTRASLHVRGGRETIWGDRNGNAVLLSLTVSPIESGSDENTGLAIIARDVSENRRLQEFADRAQRLETAGRIAGQVAHDFNNLLGPLVAYPQFIREELPSDHPAQELLGIMEKAAEQIADINQQLLTLGRRGHYTQEPLCINDVVKQALKQMGPLSNGVRTVLNLEPNLMNVRGGASQLMRIILNLVHNSSDAMPKGGTITIRSENFYVDSPFGQIIDIPHGEYIKLTIADTGSGIAPEILPRIFDPFFTTKQTDRRRGSGLGLSVVHAVVKDHEGYIDCDSKVGIGTTTYIYLPITREATTTEQVSNCVGGNETILVVDDDHTQLDVTARLLNSLGYKVETVQSGEDGLQRVKETEFDLVLLDMIMPDGINGAETLDRMQAIQPNIKAIIVSGYAESESVQRALKLGALSFLRKPLTMNRLANEVRLRLDTPSKKSEKETNVGVC